From a region of the Daphnia magna isolate NIES linkage group LG1, ASM2063170v1.1, whole genome shotgun sequence genome:
- the LOC116931420 gene encoding dynein axonemal light chain 4, with protein sequence MDTTADLNRRDDSDMAASRKAIHYYPLIRHADLCEETKHECVEIIVASCEKYPSNHEAAAKQIKETLDKRCGPSWHCVVGETFALEISYETKNIIYMFLNSNLGVCAWKCS encoded by the exons ATGGATACAACCGCAGATTTGAACAGAAGGGACGACTCGGACATGGCTGCTTCTAGAAAGGCTATCCATTATTACCCACTAATTCGG CATGCAGACTTGTGTGAAGAAACCAAACATGAATGTGTGGAAATCATCGTTGCATCCTGTGAAAAATATCCGTCTAATCATGAG gcagCTGCAAAACAGATAAAAGAAACTCTTGATAAAAGGTGTGGTCCATCTTGGCATTGTGTTGTTGGGGAAACTTTTGCTTTAGAAATTTCATATGAAACTAAAAATATTATATACATGTTCTTAAATAGTAATTTGGGAGTTTGTGCATGGAAATGTAGTTGA
- the LOC116931396 gene encoding cold shock domain-containing protein CG9705, protein MSESTDASSCPGLGHGAPPSTIGGESPSAALLPNPIITKRTRTQSMLELALDNPIENGVIKSFCRVKGHGFIKKNDGDEIFVHVSDIDGEYVPRIGDEVSFRKLLVPPKLEKFQAVHVQITNFTPEVHQRWTSALTAEESHEGSRPTSPSSMNVDS, encoded by the exons atgtCGGAATCGACGGATGCATCTTCTTGTCCCGGTCTTGGTCACGGTGCTCCCCCAAGCACGATCGGTGGAGAATCCCCATCGGCAGCTCTCTTACCAAATCCAATAATAAcgaaaagaacaagaaccCAATCCAT GTTGGAACTAGCTTTGGACAACCCTATTGAAAATGGTGTGATCAAGAGCTTTTGCAGAGTGAAAGGTCATGGTttcataaagaaaaatgatggGGACGAAATTTTTGTTCACGTGTCAGA CATTGATGGAGAGTATGTCCCAAGGATTGGAGATGAGGTGTCTTTTCGTAAACTTCTAGTGCCACCAAAACTGGAGAAATTCCAAGCTGTTCATGTTCAAATAACGAATTTCACACCTGAAGTTCATCAGCGTTGGACATCAG CACTTACAGCAGAAGAAAGTCATGAAGGTTCAAGGCCAACTTCTCCTAGCAGCATGAATGTAGATTCATAG